From the Candidatus Cloacimonadota bacterium genome, one window contains:
- a CDS encoding nucleotidyltransferase domain-containing protein: MRFGLKENIINQINSVFEKSKCVEKVIIYGSRAKGNYKPNSDIDLTLIGKKINLQELNKIDLLLDDLLFPWIFDLSIYHYIHNPALIEHINRKGKVLFSVKNK; the protein is encoded by the coding sequence ATGCGTTTTGGGTTAAAGGAAAATATAATAAACCAAATTAATTCTGTATTTGAGAAAAGTAAATGTGTTGAAAAAGTGATTATTTATGGTTCAAGAGCTAAAGGGAATTATAAACCTAATTCTGATATTGATCTTACATTAATAGGTAAGAAAATAAATCTTCAGGAATTAAATAAAATTGATTTGTTGCTGGATGATCTCCTTTTTCCCTGGATTTTTGATTTGTCAATTTATCATTATATTCATAATCCCGCTCTGATTGAACATATCAATAGAAAGGGAAAAGTTTTATTTTCAGTAAAAAATAAATAA